A region of Ochotona princeps isolate mOchPri1 chromosome 2, mOchPri1.hap1, whole genome shotgun sequence DNA encodes the following proteins:
- the LOC101521942 gene encoding DBIRD complex subunit ZNF326-like isoform X2 has product MGDFGNIHRPGIVVDYQNKPTNMTVAAARGIKRKIVQPFNKPGGTFIKKAKLAKPTEKVNLSKSPTKTDPKNEEEEKRRIEARREKQRRRREKNSEKYGDGYRMAFTCSFCKFRTFEEKDIELHLESSSHQETLDHIQKQTKFDKVVMEFLHECMVNKFKKTSLRKQQASSQPEIIKIIEKDIMEGVTADDHMMKVETVHCSACSVYIPALHSSVQQHLKSPDHIKGKQAYKEQIKRESVLTATSILNNPIVKARYERFVKGENPFEIQDHSQDQQGDDEDEEKIDEPVEEEDEEEEEAEEEAEDVEEAEAAEDVGEAEPVEEVGAVGAAWEEEGGGEEEGGEEAKEEPIDFTVE; this is encoded by the exons ATGGGTGATTTTGGAAACATTCATAGACCCGGAATTGTTGTTGACTATCAAAACAAACCCACCAATATGACAGTTGCTGCTGCAAgaggaataaagagaaaaatagtaCAGCCATTTAATAAGCCCGGTGGAACCTTTATCAAGAAAGCCAAGCTAGCAAAGCCGACGGAGAAGGTGAATCTCAGTAAGTCGCCTA CAAAAACTGATCCTAAAaacgaagaagaagaaaaacgaCGGATTGAGGCTCGACGAGAGAAGCAAAGGCGCCGAAGAGAAAAAAACAGTGAGAAATACGGAGATGGGTACAG AATGGCATTCAcatgttcattttgtaaattTCGAACATTTGAAGAAAAAGACATTGAACTACATCTGGAAAGTTCTTCACATCAGGAAACATTAGATCATATTCAGAAACAAACCAAGTTTGATAAAGTAGTTATGGAGTTTTTGCAT gaatgCATGGTAAATAAATTCAAGAAAACATCTCTTCGTAAGCAACAGGCAAGTAGTCAaccagaaataatcaaaataattgaaaaagatATTATGGAAG GTGTCACTGCAGATGATCACATGATGAAAGTGGAGACTGTTCATTGCAGTGCTTGCAGTGTCTATATTCCTGCGTTACACAGTTCAGTCCAGCAGCATTTGAAGTCTCCTGATCATATCAAGGGGAAACAG GCTTATAAGGaacaaataaaaagagagagtgtcttaactgctacaaGCATTTTAAATAATCCTATAGTGAAAGCACGCTATGAACGTTTTGTTAAG GGTGAGAATCCTTTTGAAATTCAAGACCATTCTCAAGATCAGCAAGGAGAtgatgaagatgaagaaaagaTAGATGAACCTGTGGAAGAGGaggatgaagaagaggaagaagcagaggaagaagcagaggacgTGGAGGAAGCCGAAGCTGCAGAGGATGTGGGAGAAGCTGAACCAGTAGAGGAAGTTGGAGCAGTGGGGGCAGcgtgggaagaggagggagggggggaagaggagggaggggaagaagcaAAGGAAGAGCCTATTGACTTCACTGTTGAATAG
- the LOC101526795 gene encoding DBIRD complex subunit ZNF326, producing the protein MDFNDDYIHNPCRNTFQGFNGMDRDYGPGSYGGMDREYAHGSYGGQRSMESYLNQSYGMDNHSGGGGGSR; encoded by the exons ATGGACTTCAACGACG ATTACATACACAATCCTTGCAGGAATACTTTCCAGGGTTTTAATG GAATGGATCGTGATTATGGCCCTGGATCTTATGGAG GGATGGATCGAGAGTACGCCCATGGATCCTATGGGGGTCAAAGATCCATGGAGTCCTACCTAAACCAGTCATATGGCATGGACAAtcacagtggtggtggtgggggtagCAGGTAA
- the LOC101521942 gene encoding DBIRD complex subunit ZNF326-like isoform X1, which produces MSLTTPGLLWVGEICTDLAMVLMNPNKAASEVVMVVDLRAPTGIALTLSEPAPVGSRGRGTPAYPESTFGSRNYDAFGGPSTGRGRGRGHMGDFGNIHRPGIVVDYQNKPTNMTVAAARGIKRKIVQPFNKPGGTFIKKAKLAKPTEKVNLSKSPTKTDPKNEEEEKRRIEARREKQRRRREKNSEKYGDGYRMAFTCSFCKFRTFEEKDIELHLESSSHQETLDHIQKQTKFDKVVMEFLHECMVNKFKKTSLRKQQASSQPEIIKIIEKDIMEGVTADDHMMKVETVHCSACSVYIPALHSSVQQHLKSPDHIKGKQAYKEQIKRESVLTATSILNNPIVKARYERFVKGENPFEIQDHSQDQQGDDEDEEKIDEPVEEEDEEEEEAEEEAEDVEEAEAAEDVGEAEPVEEVGAVGAAWEEEGGGEEEGGEEAKEEPIDFTVE; this is translated from the exons ATGAGTCTTACGACTCCAGGTCTTCTCTGGGTGGGCGAGATCTGTACAGATCTGGCTATGGTTTTAATGAACCCGAACAAAGCCGCTTCGGAGGTAGTTATGGTGGTCGATTTGAGAGCTCCTACCGGAATAGCCTTGACTCTTTCGGAG CCTGCACCTGTAGGCTCTCGGGGGAGAGGAACGCCTGCTTATCCTGAAAGTACGTTTGGAAGCAGAAACTATGATGCTTTTGGAGGACCATCAACAGGCAGAGGCCGAGGCCGAGGA CATATGGGTGATTTTGGAAACATTCATAGACCCGGAATTGTTGTTGACTATCAAAACAAACCCACCAATATGACAGTTGCTGCTGCAAgaggaataaagagaaaaatagtaCAGCCATTTAATAAGCCCGGTGGAACCTTTATCAAGAAAGCCAAGCTAGCAAAGCCGACGGAGAAGGTGAATCTCAGTAAGTCGCCTA CAAAAACTGATCCTAAAaacgaagaagaagaaaaacgaCGGATTGAGGCTCGACGAGAGAAGCAAAGGCGCCGAAGAGAAAAAAACAGTGAGAAATACGGAGATGGGTACAG AATGGCATTCAcatgttcattttgtaaattTCGAACATTTGAAGAAAAAGACATTGAACTACATCTGGAAAGTTCTTCACATCAGGAAACATTAGATCATATTCAGAAACAAACCAAGTTTGATAAAGTAGTTATGGAGTTTTTGCAT gaatgCATGGTAAATAAATTCAAGAAAACATCTCTTCGTAAGCAACAGGCAAGTAGTCAaccagaaataatcaaaataattgaaaaagatATTATGGAAG GTGTCACTGCAGATGATCACATGATGAAAGTGGAGACTGTTCATTGCAGTGCTTGCAGTGTCTATATTCCTGCGTTACACAGTTCAGTCCAGCAGCATTTGAAGTCTCCTGATCATATCAAGGGGAAACAG GCTTATAAGGaacaaataaaaagagagagtgtcttaactgctacaaGCATTTTAAATAATCCTATAGTGAAAGCACGCTATGAACGTTTTGTTAAG GGTGAGAATCCTTTTGAAATTCAAGACCATTCTCAAGATCAGCAAGGAGAtgatgaagatgaagaaaagaTAGATGAACCTGTGGAAGAGGaggatgaagaagaggaagaagcagaggaagaagcagaggacgTGGAGGAAGCCGAAGCTGCAGAGGATGTGGGAGAAGCTGAACCAGTAGAGGAAGTTGGAGCAGTGGGGGCAGcgtgggaagaggagggagggggggaagaggagggaggggaagaagcaAAGGAAGAGCCTATTGACTTCACTGTTGAATAG